The following coding sequences lie in one Cercospora beticola chromosome 9, complete sequence genomic window:
- a CDS encoding uncharacterized protein (antiSMASH:Cluster_9~CAZy:GH3), translating to MLSKAVLGAVLAAVAGSLAQEGNDTAPFPDTTYPDAISPDPAVAEGTRSNQTSPPKYPSPWSSGLGDWEAAYKTATEIVSQLTLEEKVNITTGKPPISAVHSSANNFKADSPTGMRYTDFVSVFPSGVNVGATWSKALAHARGVAMAEEFRDKGVNGFLGPVAGPIGRSPAGGRNWEGFSPDPYLTGALFAESIKGVQSTGQIAVGKHYIGNEQEHFRQTPETSGFGLANITYPGSSNIDDVTLHELYAWPFADGVRAGLASIMCSYNRINNSDGCQNSYLQNYVLKNELGFQGFIVSDWQATHSGVSAILAGLDVSMPGDIVFNDGLSYFGPNLTIAVLNGTVPQWRLDDMVVRVLAGWYYVDGDSEENNKPTNFNSWTKDTYGAVHRYAGPQYGYELINDHVDVRKEHGRLIRQIGSASTVLLKNVNHTLPLTGKEKLTTVFGDDAGPNLAGPNGCSNRACAQGTVAIGWGSGTAEFPYLITPDAAIQREVTDHYGAYESILSNGALPQIQALARRAGQVGGVCIAFGAANAGEGFVAPDSNYGDRNNLTFWQGANQMLRNVTANCNNTVLVVHSPGAVEVEEYKDHPNVTAILWAGMPGEQSGNSLADVLYGRVNPGAKLPYTIGRNRSDYGTDVLYYINGDPPQFDFEEGNFIDYRTFDQRGIEPVYEFGFGLSYTTFNYSNIEVRDTGAGPYVPQSGSTQEAPTFGTVDMDPAAHVFPSENFTRVPYFIYPYLNSSNLEESYGHNDFGDNSFIPSGSLEGTAQPLLPAGGAPGGNPSLWDILFVVSVDITNTGDRDGDEVAQLYVSLGGPYDPKVVLRGFERVNIPAGKTVTVDFHLTRRDLSNWDSARQDWVVRTENQKKVYVGSSSRQLLLEQDLQL from the exons ATGTTGTCCAAAGCCGTGCTCGGCGCCGTTCTGGCCGCCGTTGCTGGCAGTTTAGCTCAAGAAGGCAATGATACCGCACCT TTCCCAGATACTACATATCCAGATGCTATATCGCCAGACCCGGCTGTTGCAGAAGGCACACGGTCAAACCAGACATCTCCACCCAAGTACCCCTCGCCATGGAGCAGTGGCCTGGGCGACTGGGAGGCAGCATACAAGACGGCAACTGAGATCGTTTCCCAGCTGACTCTCGAGGAGAAGGTCAACATTACCACAGGCAAGCCGCCCATTTCTGCCGTGCATTCTTCAGCTAACAATTTCAAGGCA GACTCGCCTACCGGCATGCGTTACACTGATTTCGTATCTGTGTTCCCATCTGGCGTCAACGTTGGTGCGACTTGGAGCAAAGCTCTAGCGCACGCCAGAGGTGTGGCAATGGCCGAAGAGTTCCGCGACAAAGGTGTCAATGGATTCCTTGGTCCTGTTGCTGGTCCTATTGGGCGTTCGCCAGCAGGCGGCCGTAATTGG GAGGGCTTCAGTCCCGATCCTTACCTGACTGGTGCGCTTTTTGCAGAGTCTATCAAGGGTGTCCAATCAACGGGACAAATCGCAGTCGGCAAGCATTACATTGGCAACGAGCAGGAGCATTTCCGACAGACACCTGAAACCTCAGGTTTCGGGCTCGCCAACATCACCTACCCGGGATCCAGCAACATTGACGACGTGACGCTCCACGAATTGTACGCTTGGCCTTTCGCTGACGGCGTTCGCGCCGGACTCGCATCGATCATGTGCTCA TACAACCGCATCAACAACTCCGATGGTTGCCAGAACTCGTACCTACAGAACTACGTCTTAAAAAATGAGCTCGGCTTTCAAGGCTTCATTGTCAGCGACTGGCAAGCCACTCATTCCGGAGTGTCTGCGATCCTCGCTGGTCTGGACGTGTCGATGCCTGGCGACATTGTCTTCAACGATGGACTCTCATACTTTGGACCAAACCTGACTATTGCCGTCTTGAACGGTACTGTGCCACAATGGAGACTCGACGACATGGTCGTTCGTGTCCTCGCAGGATGGTACTATGTCGATGGCGACAGTGAAGAGAACAACAAGCCGACGAACTTCAACTCCTGGACGAAGGACACATATGGTGCCGTCCACCGATATGCTGGTCCACAGTACGGATACGAGCTGATCAATGACCACGTCGATGTTCGTAAGGAACACGGAAGGTTGATTCGCCAGATCGGAAGTGCGTCGACTGTGCTGCTGAAGAATGTCAACCACACCCTTCCCCTTACTGGAAAGGAGAAGCTGACAACTGTGTTTGGAGACGACGCTGGCCCCAACCTCGCAGGACCCAACGGGTGTTCTAATAGGGCATGCGCGCAGGGAACTGTTGCCATTGGTTGGGGCAGTGGTACTGCTGAATTTCCATACCTCATTACTCCAGACGCTGCAATCCAGCGAGAGGTTACTGATCACTACGGCGCGTACGAGTCTATCCTCAGCAACGGCGCTCTTCCACAAATCCAGGCGCTGGCCAGACGTGCGGGTCAAGTCGGTGGCGTCTGCATTGCATTCGGAGCAGCAAACGCTGGTGAGGGTTTCGTTGCACCAGACAGCAACTACGGAGACCGCAACAATCTCACCTTCTGGCAGGGCGCCAATCAGATGTTGCGCAATGTTACTGCCAACTGCAACAACACTGTTCTTGTTGTCCACTCGCCCGGCGCCGTCGAAGTGGAGGAATACAAGGACCATCCTAACGTTACTGCCATTCTTTGGGCTGGCATGCCTGGCGAGCAGAGCGGCAACTCTTTGGCTGACGTCCTGTACGGACGAGTCAACCCTGGTGCTAAGCTTCCATACACCATCGGTCGCAACAGATCCGATTACGGCACTGATGTACTATACTACATCAATGGCGACCCGCCACAATTCGATTTCGAGGAAGGAAACTTCATCGACTACAGGACTTTCGACCAGAGAGGCATTGAGCCTGTTTACGAATTCGGGTTCGGTCTGTCATACACAACTTTCAACTACAGCAACATCGAGGTCAGAGATACCGGAGCTGGTCCCTACGTTCCACAATCCGGCTCAACACAAGAAGCACCGACTTTCGGCACAGTCGACATGGACCCAGCCGCCCACGTCTTCCCAAGCGAAAACTTTACCCGAGTTCCCTACTTCATCTATCCCTACCTCAACTCCTCCAACCTCGAAGAATCCTACGGCCACAACGACTTCGGCGACAACAGCTTCATCCCCTCAGGCAGTCTCGAAGGCACCGCCCAACCACTTCTCCCAGCAGGCGGCGCACCAGGCGGTAACCCATCGCTTTGGGATATCCTTTTCGTCGTCTCCGTGGACATCACCAACACCGGCGACCGCGACGGAGACGAAGTCGCTCAACTTTACGTCTCTCTCGGCGGACCTTACGATCCCAAAGTCGTGCTTCGCGGCTTCGAACGAGTTAATATCCCTGCGGGCAAGACTGTTACTGTCGACTTCCATTTGACGAGACGGGATCTTTCGAATTGGGATTCGGCGAGACAGGACTGGGTTGTGAGGACGGAGAATCAGAAGAAGGTTTATGTGGGGAGTAGTTCGAGGCAGCTTTTGCTGGAGCAGGATCTGCAGTTGTAG
- a CDS encoding uncharacterized protein (BUSCO:EOG09260T4S) has product MFEKDIYQLIRGLRAHKGNEREYIQLSLQECRKEIKSQDMDQKATALMKLVYLEMFGHDMSWASFHVLEVMSSAKYLQKRVGYLAAVQSFRPDTEVLMLAENLLKKDVQSSDKVVIQLPLGAIPHVISPSMACSLLTDLLPRLSHSLPAIRKKTIVTLYRLALVYPETLRPAWPKIKERLLDEGEDPSVTAAIVNVVCELGWRRPADFLPLAPRLFELLTAGGNNWMAIKIIKLFSVLTPLEPRLVRKLLPPLTSIIKTTPAMSLLYECINGIIQGGIMEAAEGTTEGDEIARLCVNKLRAMLVIEGDPNLRYVALLAFVKITSSHADLVGQHQDVILECIDDADISIRTRALDLVVGMVNANNLQTVVERLLKQLRTAGRASVVDEPENDRAMHDGIVPMAMEDDDDMQAPANPRQPKSTQAPPLPDDYRTLVIERILEMCSHENYANMNDFEWYIGVLLELVKQCPSTSNIADRIGAELLNVAVRVKAVRPEAAAAAEALLLIDQREKLFPAGSSSGQGVLTSAAFIAGEYANMLPDPESVLTSLLHTSSAQLPADPLASYLQAVPKIFACLTGNQEVAWTSTRKNTTTLWTSRIIHFLEPLTLHPSLEVQERAVEYLDLMRLASEAASNQQTDADEGYSEPPLLLTQAIPALFSGMDLNPVAASALRNVPKPEDLQLDEPINSNLQYLLSQAEYDKDYEDANDEVYRYYHEKPSAVATALSSSSRPAAEMLEPGPERATSYQDSDADVDRESLLRKKAERRERYKDDPYYIDSERGSGTSTPMHNILKNANGEDLNVDDIPVMELKLDARDTQERGRASPQPAARRKPKKHFEVAADETLGGDNGTPPSFSSSPAKNPFNLTASRGPKSLLQVDSSGLSSLSLNDEPGPANGLHSRHDFERRQAEEEEMQRAIKEVERLRLELQRKQEMIGEPDDEGGMVVKRKKTKKKAVVALQGDDEEQSVATAENLEGEQVVKKKRKKKKLQDVGQDVVGEEKTVVGEEQEGEAKPVVKVKRKKKRQVDLG; this is encoded by the coding sequence ATGTTCGAAAAGGACATTTACCAACTCATCCGCGGCCTACGGGCCCACAAAGGCAACGAACGCGAATACATCCAACTCTCCCTCCAAGAATGTCGCAAAGAAATCAAGAGCCAGGACATGGACCAGAAAGCCACAGCGCTCATGAAACTCGTCTATTTGGAAATGTTCGGTCACGATATGTCCTGGGCTTCTTTCCACGTCCTGGAAGTCATGAGTAGTGCGAAATATCTGCAGAAACGAGTGGGATACTTGGCAGCTGTGCAGTCGTTTCGTCCGGATACGGAGGTCCTCATGTTGGCGGAGAAtctgctgaagaaggatgTGCAGAGTTCGGATAAAGTTGTGATTCAACTTCCTTTGGGGGCGATTCCGCATGTGATTAGTCCTTCGATGGCGTGTAGTTTGTTGACGGATCTTTTGCCACGGTTATCGCATTCTTTGCCTGCGAttcggaagaagacgattgTGACGCTTTATCGATTGGCGCTGGTTTATCCGGAGACACTGAGGCCTGCGTGGCCGAAGATTAAGGAGAGGTTGTTGGATGAGGGCGAAGATCCGAGTGTTACGGCGGCGATTGTGAATGTTGTGTGTGAGTTGGGTTGGAGACGGCCGGCGGATTTTTTGCCTTTGGCTCCGAGGTTGTTTGAGCTGCTTACTGCTGGCGGGAACAATTGGATGGCCATCAAGATTATCAAGTTGTTTTCTGTTCTGACGCCGCTGGAACCGAGGCTGGTCAGGAAGTTGTTGCCGCCGTTGACGAGTATTATCAAGACTACGCCGGCGATGAGCTTGTTGTATGAGTGCATCAATGGCATTATACAAGGTGGAATCATGGAGGCTGCAGAGGGCACAACGGAAGGTGACGAGATTGCGAGGTTGTGTGTGAACAAGCTCAGGGCTATGCTGGTCATCGAAGGAGATCCGAATTTGAGATATGTGGCGCTATTGGCTTTCGTGAAGATTACGAGCAGTCATGCAGATCTGGTGGGACAGCATCAGGATGTCATTCTGGAATGTATCGACGATGCTGATATCTCCATCCGGACAAGAGCACTGGACTTGGTTGTGGGCATGGTAAATGCGAACAACTTACAGACTGTTGTCGAGAGGCTACTGAAACAATTGAGAACTGCTGGAAGAGCCTCGGTGGTAGACGAGCCAGAGAATGACCGGGCTATGCATGACGGGATCGTGCCTATGGCgatggaagacgacgatgacatgCAAGCTCCGGCCAACCCTAGGCAGCCCAAGTCGACACAAGcacctcctcttccagatGACTACCGGACATTAGTCATTGAGCGGATACTGGAGATGTGCTCGCATGAGAATTATGCGAACATGAACGACTTCGAGTGGTACATCGGCGTCTTACTGGAGCTGGTAAAGCAGTGTCCTTCGACATCAAATATTGCGGATCGCATAGGTGCTGAGCTCCTCAATGTGGCTGTTCGCGTGAAAGCAGTTCGTCCGGAGGCggccgctgctgcagaggcaTTGCTGCTCATCGATCAACGTGAAAAGCTGTTCCCAGCTGGGAGCAGCAGTGGTCAAGGCGTTTTGACGTCTGCAGCTTTCATTGCGGGCGAATACGCGAATATGTTGCCTGACCCAGAGTCGGTCCTCACGTCACTGCTACATACTTCCAGCGCCCAGCTACCCGCAGATCCTTTGGCAAGCTATCTACAAGCAGTACCAAAGATCTTTGCCTGCTTGACCGGGAACCAGGAGGTTGCGTGGACCTCAACGAGGAAGAACACTACAACACTGTGGACGTCACGAATCATTCACTTTCTAGAGCCTCTGACCCTGCATCCAAGTCTGGAAGTGCAAGAGCGGGCAGTGGAGTACCTCGATCTCATGCGACTTGCATCGGAAGCTGCCTCGAATCAGCAAACTGACGCAGACGAAGGCTACTCTGAGCCACCACTACTACTGACACAGGCGATTCCGGCACTTTTCTCGGGCATGGACCTCAACCCTGTTGCGGCTTCTGCACTGAGGAATGTACCGAAACCTGAAGACCTTCAGCTCGACGAACCGATAAACAGTAACCTCCAGTACCTCCTCAGCCAGGCGGAATATGACAAAGATTATGAAGATGCCAACGATGAAGTTTACAGATATTACCATGAAAAGCCGTCGGCAGTGGCAACGGCGCtaagcagcagctcgaggccCGCTGCAGAGATGCTGGAACCAGGACCTGAGCGGGCTACTTCATACCAGGATTCTGATGCGGATGTTGATCGAGAGAGCTTGCTGCGCAAGAAAGCAGAGCGGAGGGAACGGTACAAGGATGACCCGTACTACATCGATTCAGAACGCGGCTCTGGCACTTCCACACCGATGCACAACATATTGAAGAACGCGAATGGTGAAGATTTGAACGTGGACGACATCCCAGTCATGGAGCTAAAACTCGACGCACGAGATACTCAGGAGCGAGGACGAGCTTCTCCTCAACCTGCggcgagaagaaagccgaAGAAACATTTCGAGGTCGCTGCAGATGAGACGCTGGGCGGCGATAACGGCACACCACCTTCATTCTCATCAAGTCCTGCGAAGAATCCTTTCAATCTCACAGCATCTCGAGGTCCGAAATCTTTGCTGCAAGTCGACAGCAGTGGGTTGTCCTCTCTCTCCCTGAACGACGAGCCTGGTCCCGCGAATGGTCTGCACAGCCGACATGACTTCGAGCGCcgacaagctgaagaagaagaaatgcaACGCGCGATCAAGGAAGTTGAAAGACTGAGACTTGAACTTCAGCGAAAGCAAGAAATGATCGGTGAACCGGATGATGAAGGGGGGATGGTTGttaagaggaagaagacgaagaagaaggctgttgTTGCGTTGCAGGgggatgatgaagagcagaGTGTTGCTACAGCAGAAAATTTAGAAGGTGAACAGGTCGTGAAGAAGAaacggaagaagaagaagttacAGGATGTGGGGCAGGATGTGGTCGGCGAAGAGAAGACCGTTGTTGGAGAGgagcaagaaggcgaagcgaAACCTGTGGTTAAGGTAAAACGGAAGAAGAAACGGCAGGTTGATTTAGGGTAG
- a CDS encoding uncharacterized protein (antiSMASH:Cluster_9) — protein sequence MHCKFLPTLLAFLSCANCTFAAYPKYGECNSDPYSAYSSLANYGPAVEYCNTKYPPTVVYAQVKKIRREEPDADHTAQAGGYGYGHSESGLWDKLRNDEDHLRTFCSCLGYPKTTTHSQPKTYVPVVYPPTSKTTKAGSTTKATSTLTTSTGSRSTSQSTSNPIETTTSGSTTEATTTRTTSTQSTSGQTTSTAAQSTSTSAQTPSTSTTTQTQSTSTSTQSQVTSTITQTQDTSSQTSTTSSTSIASTSTSGSTTTSAASTTSSQSTTTSTESTSTSMSTTTSAGSTTSAESTTTTESTTTSQSTTTSQSTTTPAESTTTTTDSTTTLSTTSSSTTTETTTTTLSTTTTTSSTEDATTTTTTSDASTTTTDSTTTSDSTTKTDDYNDQ from the exons ATGCATTGCAAGTTTCTCCCCACGTTGCTGGCTTTTCTGAGCTGCGCAAACTGTACCTTCGCAGCGTATCCCAAATATGGAGAGTGCAACAGCGACCCATATTCTGCCTATTCATCACTTGCGAACTATGGTCCTGCTGTCGAATATTGCAATACCAAGTATCCGCCGACAGTTGTCTACGCTCAAGTGAAGAAGATTCGCCGCGAAGAGCCGGACGCCGATCATACTGCTCAGGCGGGTGGCTATGGATATGGCCACAGTGAATCCGGACTTTGGGACAAACTGCGCAACGACGAGGATCATCTGCGCACCTTCTGCTCTTGCCTCGGATATCCAAAGACTACTACACATTCCCAGCCCAAGACGTATGTTCCGGTCGTCTATCCTCCGACCTCAAAGACTACGAAGGCAGGCTCAACGACAAAGGCAACATCGACTCTGACTACGAGCACTGGGAGCAGAAGCACGTCTCAAAGCACAAGCAATCCCATCGAGACCACGACGTCGGGTTCTACGACGGaagcaacaacaactcgAACTACGAGCACCCAAAGCACATCAGGTCAGACCACAAGCACAGCAGCTCAAAGCACAAGCACGTCCGCTCAGACACCATCCACGAGCACAACCACTCAAACTCAATCCACAAGCACGTCCACTCAGAGTCAAGTCACAAGCACAATCACTCAGACTCAAGACACGTCATCTCAGACCAGCACCACCTCATCAACCAGTATAGCTTCTACGAGCACGTCTGGCAGCACTACAACATCTGCTGCCTCCACCACTAGCTCTCagagcaccaccacctctACTGAGAGCACTTCAACTTCTATGAGTACTACGACCTCAGCTGGAAGCACGACCTCTGCTGAAAGCACGACTACTACTGAGAGCACCACAACCTCTCAGAGCACTACTACCTCTCAGAGCACGACCACTCCTGCTGAGAGCACGACGACTACTACCGATAGCACAACG ACGCTGAGCACGACGAGTAGCTCTACAACGACAGAGACCACCACTACC ACGCTGAgtacgacaacgacaacctcTTCAACGGAGGATGCTACAACGACG ACGACCACCAGTGATGCCTCGACGACTACTACCGACTCAACAACGACCAGCGATTCCACAACG AAGACAGACGACTACAACGACCAGTGA
- a CDS encoding uncharacterized protein (CAZy:GT71), producing the protein MLAPTSRRQTICSLPRLGLATLFSLLLIWYTTRGGDGSAWRKLGNQAQQHFGDPSWKDQKLPPGATIEHGGEAVPAAQSAIENFENIENSDDENEQTPTSSETTLEDSVPEHATSEMTLDEPHAIREDAHKFSHADEFLPHFQDVLKLPGVDFETCKSTCTWPDLKKVNFQFPGEGEGWGGVNLSWTKTPYPQAHLDSERAKWQSHVQTGFMPWNEHSHRFNGRGIVIVGGKSIKKIVVVLRKLFLLRSQLPVEIHYWGYEMTDEKKKTLTDLMPTITFNDLSGEHNIFRSSYVAVPGKTNYQLKTAAMINTRFAEPLLLDSDNIPILAPELLWNSTEYLEYGTIFWPDIARTRPDNPIWSITNTQCRMNEYEQESGQLLVDKRKFWYHLQLSAWMNAPSVDEKGEFKAESPYFSILLGDKDTFRFAWHALKTKYGKPSKFLTSVGTVAGPEKFYCGHSFLQYHPDGRPMFMHGGALKTMAKEVMKWHREENGGVYQVYKKSDYEEQHEKVVNVRIGFDGRQYDFPGKETMDEGHVTFCTLLDDIEPRPLEELVPGFEQDFDYIGGYWPLEGG; encoded by the exons ATGCTCGCGCCTACCTCTCGGAGGCAGACAATCTGTAGTCTGCCCAGGCTAGGCTTAGCAACACTTTTCAGCCTGCTGCTGATCTGGTACACCACACGAGGAGGAGATGGCTCTGCCTGGCGGAAGCTAGGAAACCAGGCACAACAGCACTTTGGGGACCCGTCATGGAAAGATCAGAAGCTCCCACCTGGAGCGACAATTGAGCATGGAGGCGAAGCAGTGCCAGCAGCGCAGTCTGCGATCGAGAACTTCGAGAACATCGAGAACAGCGATGACGAAAACGAACAGACTCCGACGAGCAGCGAGACAACCTTGGAAGACAGCGTGCCAGAGCATGCTACGTCTGAGATGACATTGGACGAACCACATGCGATTCGCGAAGATGCGCACAAATTCTCTCATGCCGATGAGTTTCTCCCACATTTCCAGGATGTGTTGAAACTTCCTGGTGTTGATTTCGAGACGTGTAAATCGACGTGTACGTGGCCGGATCTGAAAAAGGTCAACTTCCAGTTTCCTGGCGAAGGCGAGGGATGGGGAGGAGTGAACCTCTCATGGACCAAGACTCCCTATCCACAAGCACATCTGGATTCAGAGAGAGCCAAATGGCAGTCTCACGTACAGACAGGTTTCATGCCGTGGAACGAGCACTCACACCGCTTCAATGGTCGTGGAATAGTGATCGTGGGCGGGAAGAGCATCAAGAAAATCGTGGTTGTTTTGAGGAAACTCTTTCTCCTGCGATCGCAATTACCCGTTGAGATCCATTATTGGGGATACGAGATGAcggatgagaagaagaaaacatTGACTGATCTGATGCCGACGATCACCTTCAACGATCTATCAGGCGAGCACAATATTTTCAGATCGTCTTATGTTGCTGTTCCCGGGAAGACAAATT ACCAGCTCAAAACCGCCGCCATGATCAACACCCGCTTCGCCGAACCCCTCCTCCTTGATTCCGATAACATTCCCATCCTCGCTCCAGAATTGCTCTGGAACTCTACCGAGTACCTCGAATACGGCACCATATTCTGGCCCGACATCGCTCGAACCCGCCCAGATAACCCGATCTGGTCGATCACCAACACGCAATGCCGCATGAACGAATACGAGCAAGAATCCGGACAACTTCTGGTTGACAAACGCAAATTTTGGTATCATCTTCAACTTTCTGCATGGATGAACGCACCCTCAGTCGACGAAAAAGGCGAATTCAAAGCCGAATCTCCATATTTCAGCATTCTCCTCGGCGACAAAGATACATTCCGTTTCGCATGGCACGCGCTGAAAACGAAATATGGAAAGCCATCGAAGTTTCTCACTAGTGTTGGAACTGTTGCTGGACCGGAGAAATTCTACTGCGGGCATTCATTTCTGCAGTATCATCCTGACGGCCGCCCGATGTTCATGCACGGTGGAGCGCTCAAGACGATGGCAAAGGAGGTGATGAAATGGCACCGCGAAGAAAATGGAGGAGTGTATCAGGTATACAAGAAGAGTGATTATGAAGAACAACATGAGAAGGTGGTGAATGTGAGAATTGGGTTTGATGGGAGGCAGTACGATTTTCCAGGGAAAGAGACGATGGATGAAGGACATGTGACGTTTTGTACGTTGTTGGATGACATTGAGCCTAGGCCATTGGAGGAGCTGGTACCTGGGTTTGAGCAGGACTTTGATTATATTGGGGGATATTGGCCGCTGGAGGGTGGGTGA
- a CDS encoding uncharacterized protein (BUSCO:EOG09264G7L): MATSQPPTRLTVLISGSGTNLQALIDASTSTPPTLPNTQIIRVLSDRKSAYGLTRAQNANIPSTYFPWLPYKKAYPDNNNSSDPTSSEARQKYDAALAEEVLKDSPQMIVCAGFMRILTPSFLDPIVEKGIPIINLHPSLPGDLVGAGCIERAWEEFEKKKRTKTGVMVHYVIREVDLGEPIVWEEVDMRGCEKVEDLVGRVREKEHGIIVEGARRVVEGLRKSGEGKE, translated from the coding sequence ATGGCCACCTCACAACCTCCCACCCGCCTCACAGTCCTCATCTCCGGCTCCGGCACAAACCTCCAAGCCCTCATCGACGCCTCGACCTCCACCCCACCAACCCTCCCCAACACGCAAATCATCCGCGTCCTCTCCGACCGCAAATCCGCCTACGGCCTCACACGAGCCCAAAATGCCAACATCCCCTCCACATATTTCCCCTGGCTACCCTACAAAAAAGCATACCCCGACAACAATAACTCCTCCGACCCAACATCCAGCGAAGCTCGGCAAAAATACGACGCAGCACTCGCTGAAGAAGTTTTAAAAGATTCCCCTCAAATGATAGTATGCGCGGGGTTTATGCGCATCCTAACACCCTCATTTCTCGATCCCATCGTGGAGAAGGGAATCCCAATCATTAATCTCCATCCTTCTTTGCCGGGGGATTTAGTTGGGGCGGGGTGTATTGAACGGGCTTGGGAGGAATTTGAAAAGAAAAAGAGGACGAAAACGGGAGTGATGGTGCATTATGTTATAAGGGAGGTGGATTTGGGGGAGCCGATTGTTTGGGAAGAGGTTGATATGAGGGGGTGTGAGAAGGTGGAGGATCTTGTGGGGAGGgtgagggagaaggagcatGGGATTATTGTTGAGGGGGCGAGGAGGGTTGTGGAGGGGTTGAGGAAGAGTGGGGAGGGGAAGGAGTGA